A window of Tursiops truncatus isolate mTurTru1 chromosome 8, mTurTru1.mat.Y, whole genome shotgun sequence contains these coding sequences:
- the DRC12 gene encoding LOW QUALITY PROTEIN: dynein regulatory complex protein 12 (The sequence of the model RefSeq protein was modified relative to this genomic sequence to represent the inferred CDS: inserted 1 base in 1 codon) — protein sequence PKTKEKGTKPGTQKKKRNAAVDVETESIHRLALLEKEMLQDHLALWRDEACQAKASEDKLKQRIQELEAELEGAWSEGKAIYADMSRQCCTLQDVTETHSRQLEEEVRGLREQLDQCAKGRLRATQREALQALGEWDRSLAQLRAHVADMEAKYEEILHDSLDWLSAKLRAVKPXHARHKEQLRQFGLNPLDL from the exons CCTAAGACCAAAGAGAAAGGGACAAAACCTgggacacagaagaagaaaaggaatgcaGCTGTTG ATGTGGAGACTGAATCCATACACAGGCTGGCACTGCTGGAAAAGGAGATGCTCCAAGACCACTTGG CTCTGTGGAGGGATGAGGCCTGCCAAGCCAAGGCTTCTGAAGACAAGCTGAAGCAGAGGATACAAGAACTGGAGGCTGAACTGGAGGGGGCCTGGAGTGAAGGGAAGGCCATATATGCAG ACATGAGTCGTCAGTGCTGCACCCTGCAGGACGTGACGGAGACCCACAGCAGGCAGCTGGAGGAGGAAGTGAGGGGCCTTCGGGAGCAGTTAGATCA ATGTGCCAAAGGGAGGCTGAGGGCTACACAGAGAGAGGCCTTGCAGGCCCTTGGAGAGTGGGACCGATCTCTGGCTCAGCTTCGGGCCCACGTGGCAGACATGGAGGCCAAGTACGAGGAAATCTTACAT GACAGCCTGGACTGGCTCTCGGCCAAACTGAGAGCCGTCAAGC TCCACGCCCGGCACAAGGAGCAGCTCCGCCAGTTTGGACTCAACCCCCTGGATCTTTGA
- the NHERF4 gene encoding Na(+)/H(+) exchange regulatory cofactor NHE-RF4 isoform X1: MCLPYWSTPCTDMLGLPSISGGLGRGGEGRGREDPFGASPEFGGSPKSFQLMTMEEESRGGRMCLSSPHPFFSQQIFRTQLPWPHLWSLERPRFYLLNREEGRSFGFHLQQQRGRAGHVVCRVEPGTSAQRQGLREGDCILGVNNHVVEHEDYSVVIRRIRASGPRVLLTVLAQHVREVARAQQGNDAHLCPTLGRGVRPRLCHIVKDEGGFGFSITQGHRGPFWLVLSTGGAAEQAGVPPGARLLEVNGVSVEKFTHTQLSKKLWQSGKQVTLLVAGPEVEEQCRQLGMPLAAPLAEGWALPTKPRCLHLEKGPQGFGFVLREEKGLDGRLGQFLWEVDPGLPAEKAGMQAGDRLVAVAGESVEGLGHEETVSKIRAQGSCVSLIVVDPEADRFFNMVRLSPLLFLKSTEAPDSPQDTGSASLVETRDPPVEDTTVPRGFRQCCLYPGPGGGYGFRLSCVASGPHLFISQVTLGGSAARAGLQMGDVILEVNGNPMGGENDLERLQQLAEAEPPLCLKLAARSQQGLEAWIPPGSGEDWAVASDLL; the protein is encoded by the exons ATGTGTCTGCCTTACTGGTCCACGCCCTGTACTGATATGCTCGGACTTCCGAGCATATCAGGAGGCCTTGGccggggaggggaaggaaggggaagggaagaccCTTTTGGAGCGAGTCCTGAATTTGGGGGTTCCCCGAAGTCCTTTCAGTTAATGACCATGGAAGAGGAGTCTCGGGGGGGCAGAATgtgcctctcctcccctcaccccttcttTTCCCAGCAGATCTTCAGGACACAGCTTCCTTGGCCCC ATCTCTGGAGCCTGGAACGACCTCGCTTCTATCTGCTCAACAGAGAGGAGGGCAGGAGTTTTGGCTTCCACTTGCAGCAGCagcggggcagggctgggcatgTGGTGTGCAGGGTGGAGCCAGGCACCTCTGCCCAGCGCCAGGGTCTTCGGGAAGGAGACTGTATCCTGGGGGTGAACAACCATGTCGTGGAACATGAAGACTATTCAGTG GTGATACGCCGCATCCGGGCCAGCGGTCCTCGGGTACTGCTGACGGTGTTGGCGCAGCACGTGCGTGAGGTGGCCCGAGCTCAGCAGGGAAACGACGCCCACCTCTGTCCCACGCTCGGCCGAGGGGTCCGGCCTCGGCTGTGCCACATAGTGAAAGACGAGGGCGGCTTTGGCTTCAGTATCACCCAAG GACATCGGGGTCCTTTCTGGTTAGTGCTGAGCACTGGAGGAGCAGCTGAGCAGGCAGGAGTGCCCCCTGGGGCCCGGCTGCTAGAAGTGAATGGGGTCAGCGTGGAGAAGTTCACGCATACCCAACTCAGCAAGAAG CTTTGGCAGAGTGGCAAGCAGGTGACCCTGCTGGTGGCAGGGCCAGAGGTGGAGGAACAGTGTCGCCAGCTGGGAATGCCCCTGGCTGCACCCCTGGCAGAGGGCTGGGCACTGCCCACCAAGCCCCGCTGTCTGCATCTAGAGAAAGGGCCCCAGGGCTTCGGGTTCGTGCTCCGAGAGGAGAAGGGCCTTGACGGTAGGCTTG GTCAGTTCCTGTGGGAGGTGGACCCAGGACTGCCAGCAGAGAAGGCCGGGATGCAGGCTGGGGACCGGCTGGTGGCTGTGGCTGGGGAGAGCGTGGAAGGGCTGGGCCACGAAGAGACAGTGTCCAAGATCCGGGCGCAGGGCTCCTGCGTCTCGCTCATCGTCGTCGACCCCGAGGCTGACCGCTTCTTCAACATG GTTCGCTTGTCCCCACTTCTCTTCTTGAAGAGCACAGAGGCTCCTGACTCTCCCCAGGATACCGGCTCAGCCTCTCTGGTTGAGACCAGGGACCCACCAGTTGAAGACACAACCGTCCCACGCGGCTTCCGCCAGTGCTGCCTGTACCCTGGGCCTGGCGGTGGCTATGGCTTCCGACTCAGCTGTGTGGCCAGTGGGCCTCATCTCTTCATCTCCCAG GTGACCCTAGGAGGCTCAGCTGCCCGGGCGGGACTGCAAATGGGAGATGTGATTCTGGAGGTGAACGGGAATCCCATGGGCGGAGAGAATGACCTGGAAAGACTTCAGCAGCTGGCTGAGGCGGAGCCACCCCTATGCCTGAAGCTGGCGGCCAGATCTCAGCAGGGCTTGGAAGCCTGGATTCCCCCAGGGTCTGGAGAg GACTGGGCTGTAGCCTCAGATCTACTGTAG
- the NHERF4 gene encoding Na(+)/H(+) exchange regulatory cofactor NHE-RF4 isoform X2, whose product MSVFSYLLDLLPCRKFEFNPKLGIDNPVLSLAEDHEPSDLWSLERPRFYLLNREEGRSFGFHLQQQRGRAGHVVCRVEPGTSAQRQGLREGDCILGVNNHVVEHEDYSVVIRRIRASGPRVLLTVLAQHVREVARAQQGNDAHLCPTLGRGVRPRLCHIVKDEGGFGFSITQGHRGPFWLVLSTGGAAEQAGVPPGARLLEVNGVSVEKFTHTQLSKKLWQSGKQVTLLVAGPEVEEQCRQLGMPLAAPLAEGWALPTKPRCLHLEKGPQGFGFVLREEKGLDGRLGQFLWEVDPGLPAEKAGMQAGDRLVAVAGESVEGLGHEETVSKIRAQGSCVSLIVVDPEADRFFNMVRLSPLLFLKSTEAPDSPQDTGSASLVETRDPPVEDTTVPRGFRQCCLYPGPGGGYGFRLSCVASGPHLFISQVTLGGSAARAGLQMGDVILEVNGNPMGGENDLERLQQLAEAEPPLCLKLAARSQQGLEAWIPPGSGEDWAVASDLL is encoded by the exons ATGTCAGTTTTCTCCTACCTGCTTGACTTGCTTCCTTGCAGGAAGTTTGAGTTTAACCCCAAACTGGGCATTGATAATCCTGTGCTCTCCCTGGCTGAAGACCACGAGCCCTCTG ATCTCTGGAGCCTGGAACGACCTCGCTTCTATCTGCTCAACAGAGAGGAGGGCAGGAGTTTTGGCTTCCACTTGCAGCAGCagcggggcagggctgggcatgTGGTGTGCAGGGTGGAGCCAGGCACCTCTGCCCAGCGCCAGGGTCTTCGGGAAGGAGACTGTATCCTGGGGGTGAACAACCATGTCGTGGAACATGAAGACTATTCAGTG GTGATACGCCGCATCCGGGCCAGCGGTCCTCGGGTACTGCTGACGGTGTTGGCGCAGCACGTGCGTGAGGTGGCCCGAGCTCAGCAGGGAAACGACGCCCACCTCTGTCCCACGCTCGGCCGAGGGGTCCGGCCTCGGCTGTGCCACATAGTGAAAGACGAGGGCGGCTTTGGCTTCAGTATCACCCAAG GACATCGGGGTCCTTTCTGGTTAGTGCTGAGCACTGGAGGAGCAGCTGAGCAGGCAGGAGTGCCCCCTGGGGCCCGGCTGCTAGAAGTGAATGGGGTCAGCGTGGAGAAGTTCACGCATACCCAACTCAGCAAGAAG CTTTGGCAGAGTGGCAAGCAGGTGACCCTGCTGGTGGCAGGGCCAGAGGTGGAGGAACAGTGTCGCCAGCTGGGAATGCCCCTGGCTGCACCCCTGGCAGAGGGCTGGGCACTGCCCACCAAGCCCCGCTGTCTGCATCTAGAGAAAGGGCCCCAGGGCTTCGGGTTCGTGCTCCGAGAGGAGAAGGGCCTTGACGGTAGGCTTG GTCAGTTCCTGTGGGAGGTGGACCCAGGACTGCCAGCAGAGAAGGCCGGGATGCAGGCTGGGGACCGGCTGGTGGCTGTGGCTGGGGAGAGCGTGGAAGGGCTGGGCCACGAAGAGACAGTGTCCAAGATCCGGGCGCAGGGCTCCTGCGTCTCGCTCATCGTCGTCGACCCCGAGGCTGACCGCTTCTTCAACATG GTTCGCTTGTCCCCACTTCTCTTCTTGAAGAGCACAGAGGCTCCTGACTCTCCCCAGGATACCGGCTCAGCCTCTCTGGTTGAGACCAGGGACCCACCAGTTGAAGACACAACCGTCCCACGCGGCTTCCGCCAGTGCTGCCTGTACCCTGGGCCTGGCGGTGGCTATGGCTTCCGACTCAGCTGTGTGGCCAGTGGGCCTCATCTCTTCATCTCCCAG GTGACCCTAGGAGGCTCAGCTGCCCGGGCGGGACTGCAAATGGGAGATGTGATTCTGGAGGTGAACGGGAATCCCATGGGCGGAGAGAATGACCTGGAAAGACTTCAGCAGCTGGCTGAGGCGGAGCCACCCCTATGCCTGAAGCTGGCGGCCAGATCTCAGCAGGGCTTGGAAGCCTGGATTCCCCCAGGGTCTGGAGAg GACTGGGCTGTAGCCTCAGATCTACTGTAG